The Pseudomonas azotoformans genome has a segment encoding these proteins:
- a CDS encoding DUF2442 domain-containing protein, with protein sequence MILVAENAIVAGASSDKRCCSITSKHRISKVKPIPGKHALEIEWDDGKRFTVDLIDHINTFLALEPLRDLVLFGRVKVGKWGVDVNWTRELELPAATLHRLAMKQAD encoded by the coding sequence ATGATTTTAGTTGCTGAAAATGCGATTGTGGCTGGCGCGAGTTCCGACAAAAGGTGCTGTTCCATTACTAGCAAGCATCGCATCTCAAAGGTGAAGCCCATTCCTGGCAAGCATGCTCTTGAGATCGAGTGGGATGACGGTAAGCGGTTTACTGTTGATCTTATCGATCATATAAATACTTTTCTGGCTCTTGAACCACTACGGGATTTGGTGCTGTTCGGTCGAGTTAAGGTCGGGAAGTGGGGGGTAGATGTGAACTGGACGCGGGAGCTAGAGCTTCCTGCTGCCACGCTGCATCGCCTAGCGATGAAACAGGCTGACTAG
- a CDS encoding 1-acylglycerol-3-phosphate O-acyltransferase — MLFLLRMLLMGLHFMLAGVLGVLVGLCRPFNPDNSRLCARLYALPAMWILRLNVKADVDSLRNKPGTCVIIANHQSNYDLFVFGNVVPYRTVCIAKKSLKWVPLFGQLFWLAGNVLIDRGNAHKARRAMLTTTHTLQHEDTSIWVFPEGTRNLGKGLLPFKKGAFHMAIAAGVPIVQVCVSNYVTRMQLNRWNSGDVLIRSLPPIPTTGMTADDIPALMQACHAQMGACIAEMDRELQSRATIELPSS, encoded by the coding sequence ATGCTTTTTTTGCTGCGTATGTTGTTGATGGGCCTGCACTTTATGCTCGCCGGTGTGCTGGGCGTGCTGGTCGGTCTGTGTCGGCCGTTCAATCCGGACAACAGTCGCCTGTGTGCTCGCCTTTACGCGCTCCCAGCCATGTGGATTCTGCGGCTGAACGTGAAGGCGGATGTGGACTCGCTGCGCAACAAGCCTGGCACCTGCGTGATCATCGCCAACCACCAGTCCAACTATGACCTGTTTGTGTTCGGCAACGTGGTGCCCTACCGCACGGTGTGCATCGCCAAGAAAAGCCTGAAATGGGTGCCGCTGTTCGGCCAGTTGTTCTGGCTGGCGGGCAACGTGCTGATCGACCGAGGCAATGCGCACAAGGCACGCCGCGCGATGCTCACCACGACTCACACGTTGCAGCATGAAGACACGTCGATCTGGGTGTTCCCGGAAGGCACGCGCAATCTGGGCAAGGGTTTGCTGCCGTTCAAGAAAGGCGCGTTCCATATGGCGATTGCGGCCGGTGTACCGATTGTGCAGGTGTGTGTCAGCAATTACGTCACTCGCATGCAGCTCAATCGCTGGAACAGCGGGGATGTGCTCATACGGTCGTTGCCGCCGATTCCTACCACTGGGATGACTGCGGATGACATCCCGGCATTGATGCAGGCGTGTCATGCGCAGATGGGAGCCTGCATTGCCGAGATGGACCGCGAGTTGCAAAGTCGCGCAACAATAGAACTCCCTTCCAGCTAA